A region from the Falco rusticolus isolate bFalRus1 chromosome 4, bFalRus1.pri, whole genome shotgun sequence genome encodes:
- the CFAP92 gene encoding LOW QUALITY PROTEIN: uncharacterized protein KIAA1257 homolog (The sequence of the model RefSeq protein was modified relative to this genomic sequence to represent the inferred CDS: inserted 1 base in 1 codon), which translates to MFPPSYSVQPCLPPTGRKRSGPKRSIDATAAKENGIASLQLDVMPLLAGEKLVISCLAENSPEILDAYITFTVETPLLSERQRHELNPPTIRITLATCLPNTPVRTEVLQKLCLPTYCTYKFHNFPPHRTHGQLHGTHAYFKDVNVLLTGTMKPGELQRYLQGPPLETKVHDHDRNTENNTKKPSLFGEGAADEKVGKESFLACKSTACNSYTVNKVWHPHGVAKVSLTDLLLGKKCLTISASIHNCSAPRTAAFSEEDEKEKIXRIGEYSSLLPMGHYLESGSLLKVRVEIAVPLGMHGEIADAQVANCPYGSIIYIFDYNNPSLLHDLVEEVTEINAKALRLDCYPVHLIGMALAALKLKTTLEKISELDIVTGFHLLDGATHLFVLEGLKDKAIQKLWDKHFERTVCVERRPWKEVPSQGPKQSSFTREGNSSAAGTVIVRCQPCRWGTFLQDSQTTFYANNEMLMSIGRFRYLCHSKRLRDVMHGDLLPSAETITAPSREYGVPLTNEDLFTRKPPLLSFSSDDYTAPGKVSRGNQAVHSSFDSHNEVCAQQTKEIADKMTSERNHAGNHLLVCNLQKTLEFPLQTEPTRSPSLQARIGAVCQPKGKVEKAKLETFRIVPVDGKSVFNDSAQSLNSAELAKRHLRQEMAKEPDNRFTYCQECLSATFDPVDVVAACKEFLAKSRSVWLSPDGFVFPGFKGSIESRLHPRMPDEARLEELREVTENLNEQPQVNSCILRGLKGADCFNVQKPLLSASRFLPFYWIIKLTSLQFPVWNSLHCAYSSTCGLLLGRKFKWQENALHANVEPVLARDRWSWDKRRIDFDLYKKPPELFVTTAPQTGDGSVKINSSQSF; encoded by the exons ATGTTTCCTCCTTCCTACTCAGTCCAACCCTGCCTTCCACCAACAGGCAGAAAACGTTCTGGTCCTAAAAGAAGCATTGATGCTACTGCGGCAAAGGAGAACGGCATTGCTTCACTGCAGTTAGACGTCATGCCTCTCCTCGCAG gagaaaaattggTGATCAGCTGTCTGGCAGAAAACAGTCCTGAAATTTTAGATGCTTACATAACTTTCACTGTGGAAACACCTCTTCTGTCTGAAAGACAAAGACATGAATTGAACCCACCGACTATAAGGATTACTTTGGCTACCTGCCTCCCAAACACACCTGTACGCACGGAAGTGCTGCAG aaGTTGTGTCTTCCCACCTACTGCACATACAAATTTCACAACTTCCCACCTCATCGAACTCATGGACAACTCCATGGAACTCATGCCTACTTTAAGGATGTTAATGTACTTCTGACAGGGACGATGAAACCTGGGGAATTACAGAGATATCTTCAAGGTCCACCTTTGGAGACTAAAGTTCATGATCACGatagaaacactgaaaacaacaCGAAAAAGCCATCTTTGTTTGGGGAGGGTGCAGCTGATGAAAAAGTGGGTAAGGAGAGCTTCCTCGCGTGCAAATCCACAGCCTGTAACTCTTATACAGTGAACAAAGTTTGGCATCCACATGGGGTAGCTAAAGTCAGTCTAACTGATTTATTGTTGGGTAAAAAGTGCTTGACTATCAGTGCTTCCATCCATAACTGTTCAGCTCCAAGAACAGCTGCTTTCAGCGAAGaggatgaaaaagagaaaa acaGAATCGGTGAGTATTCCTCCCTACTACCTATGGGACATTACCTAGAATCAGGCTCACTCTTGAAAGTAAGAGTGGAAATAGCCGTGCCATTGGGAATGCACGGAGAGATTGCTGATGCTCAAGTCGCAAATTGCCCATATGGTTCTATAATCTACATTTTTGACTACAATAATCCATCTTTGTTACATGATTTGGTGGAAGAGGTTACAGAAATCAATGCTAAAGCCCTCCGGCTGGACTGCTATCCTGTACACTTAATCGGAATGGCTCTTGCTGCACTGAAACTGAAAACCACACTTGAGAAAATTTCGGAGTTGGATATTGTTACTGGTTTTCACTTACTGGATGGAGCAACTCATCTCTTTGTCTTGGAGGGATTAAAAGACAAAGCAATCCAGAAACTATGGGATAAACACTTTGAAAG aaCAGTCTGTGTGGAGCGAAGGCCATGGAAAGAGGTTCCATCCCAAGgaccaaagcaaagcagtttcACTAGAGAGGGTAACTCTTCTGCAGCCGGTACGGTAATTGTACGGTGTCAGCCTTGTCGCTGGGGTACTTTCTTGCAGGACTCACAGAC CACGTTTTATGCAAATAATGAAATGTTGATGTCTATTGGTAGGTTTCGTTACCTCTGCCACAGCAAGAGGCTGAGGGATGTAATGCACGGGGATCTGCTGCCCTCAGCAGAGACGATCACAGCCCCGAGCCGCGAATACGGAGTGCCCCTAACCAATGAGGATCTCTTCACTCGGAAACCTCCTTTGCTCTCATTTTCCTCCGATGATTATACAGCACCAGGAAAAGTTAGCAGAGGGAACCAGGCAGTACATTCTTCATTCGATAGCCACAATGAAGTGTGTGCGCAACAGACGAAAGAAATAGCAGACAAAATGACTTCTGAGAGAAACCATGCTGGG AATCATTTGCTTGTTTGTAATTTACAAAAAACCTTGGAATTCCCACTTCAGACAGAACCCACACGTAGCCCCTCTCTGCAGGCTCGCATTGGCGCTGTGTGCCAGCCCAAGGGAAAGGTGGAAAAGGCAAAACTTGAAACTTTCAGGATTGTTCCGGTTGATGGCAAATCTGTCTTTAACGACAGCGCTCAGAGCCTGAATTCTGCAGAGCTCGCCAAGAGGCATCTTCGCCAGGAAATGGCAAAG gagcCAGATAACAGATTCACATATTGTCAGGAGTGTCTGTCAGCAACATTTGACCCAGTGGATGTGGTTGCTGCCTGTAAGGAATTCTTGGCAAAATCCAGGAGTGTGTGGCTGTCCCCGGATGGGTTTGTATTTCCTGGATTTAAGGGCAGCATTGAAAGCCGCCTGCACCCTCGGATGCCTGATGAGGCACGTCTGGAGGAGTTGCGGGAGGTAACGGAAAACCTAAATGAACAGCCCCAAGTGAACTCGTGCATTTTAAGAGGCTTGAAGGGGGCAGACTGCTTTAACGTACAAAAGCCTCTTTTGAGTG CTTCTAGATTTCTGCCATTTTACTGGATCATCAAGTTGACAAGTTTGCAATTCCCTGTTTGGAACAGTCTTCACTGCGCGTACTCAAGCACGTGTGGTCTGCTGCTCGGAAGAAAATTT AAGTGGCAGGAGAATGCTCTGCACGCTAACGTAGAGCCAGTGCTGGCGCGAGACAGATGGAGCTGGGACAAACGGCGCATCGATTTTGATCTTTACAAGAAGCCACCTGAGCTCTTCGTGACAACAGCTCCGCAGACTGGTGATGGATCTGTTAAAATTAACTCATCACAAAGCTTTTAA